From one Trifolium pratense cultivar HEN17-A07 linkage group LG1, ARS_RC_1.1, whole genome shotgun sequence genomic stretch:
- the LOC123902704 gene encoding LOW QUALITY PROTEIN: 3-ketoacyl-CoA synthase 5-like (The sequence of the model RefSeq protein was modified relative to this genomic sequence to represent the inferred CDS: inserted 2 bases in 1 codon; substituted 1 base at 1 genomic stop codon), with translation MEATSKPNHVPIFIQCTNFTXIPMINSYVXFYHYTIATSFEAFLLFQNYEPMFHFLLICFVLLYLLLKHFLSKPSPIYLIDFSCLKPPNYCRVPFSTFLENASLFECFDNESMSFMEKVLHSSGQSEQTYLPPSLHFIPPKTHHLESIKEFHMVIFPIMEDLFAKTKISPFEIDILILNCSGFCPSPSLTSIVVNKYAMRSDIKTYNVSGMGCSASALCIDLAQNLLRVHKDSNAIVLSTEILSNGWYSGNEKSKLLINCLFRMGSAAILLSNKKEASKNAKYLLLRTLRTLRAFDDKAYFSAIREEDSDGKLGVTLKRDLLNVAGETLRSNISILGSEILPISEKFWYGVSLIKKMFVFMKSEGIYVPDFKTVIQHFCLPCSGRGVIREVGKGLRLGEREIEAALMTLHRFGNQSSSSLWYELAYLEAKENVKKGDNIWQLGMGSGPKCCSVVLKCNRTIFGEYEKGPWGDCIHQYPM, from the exons ATGGAAGCCACTTCCAAACCAAACCATGTCCCTATCTTCATTCAATGCACCAACTTCACATAAATTCCTATGATAAATTCCTATGT TTTCTATCATTACACTATAGCAACATCTTTTGAAGCCTTCTTACTTTTCCAAAACTATGAACCAATGTTCCATTTTCTTCTCATATGTTTTGTCCTTCTTTATCTCCTTCTAAAACACTTCCTCTCAAAACCTTCACCTATTTACCTCATTGATTTCTCATGTCTTAAACCACCAAACTATTGTAGGGTACCTTTCTCAACATTCCTTGAAAATGCTTCATTGTTTGAATGTTTTGACAATGAAAGCATGTCTTTCATGGAGAAAGTCCTTCATTCTTCAGGCCAAAGTGAACAAACCTATCTTCCTCCTTCACTACACTTCATTCCACCAAAAACCCATCATTTAGAATCCATCAAAGAATTTCACATGGTAATTTTCCCTATCATGGAGGATCtttttgcaaaaacaaaaatttcaccTTTTGAAATAGACATACTTATCTTAAACTGTAGTGGTTTTTGTCCTTCACCATCTTTAACTTCCATTGTTGTTAACAAATATGCTATGAGAAGTGACATTAAAACCTATAATGTTTCTGGTATGGGATGTAGTGCTAGTGCTCTATGCATTGATTTAGCTCAAAATCTTCTTAGAGTTCATAAAGACTCTAATGCTATTGTTTTAAGCACAGAGATTTTATCTAATGGTTGGTATTCAGGTAATGAAAAATCAAAGTTGCTTATTAACTGTCTCTTTAGAATGGGAAGTGCTGCAATTCTTCTCTCAAACAAAAAAGAAGCAAGtaaaaatgcaaaatatttgttacttAGGACACTTAGAACACTAAGAGCTTTTGATGATAAAGCTTATTTTTCTGCTATAAGGGAAGAAGATTCAGATGGAAAACTTGGTGTGACATTGAAGAGAGATTTACTTAATGTAGCTGGTGAAACACTTAgatcaaatatttcaattttgggTTCTGAAATATTACCAATTTCTGAGAAATTTTGGTATGGTGTTTCTTTGATAAAAAAGATGTTTGTGTTTATGAAATCTGAGGGAATTTATGTGCCTGATTTTAAGACTGTGATACAGCATTTTTGTTTGCCATGTTCAGGGAGAGGTGTGATAAGAGAAGTTGGAAAAGGGTTGAGGCTTGGTGAGAGAGAGATTGAAGCTGCTTTGATGACATTACATAGATTTGGAAATCaatcttcttcatctttgtGGTATGAACTTGCTTACTTGGAAGCCAAGGAAAATGTGAAGAAAGGTGATAACATTTGGCAACTTGGAATGGGAAGTGGTCCTAAGTGTTGTAGTGTTGTTTTGAAGTGTAATAGGACAATATTTGGTGAGTATGAGAAGGGACCATGGGGTGATTGCATTCATCAATATCCAATGTAA
- the LOC123902705 gene encoding subtilisin-like protease SBT1.3, with product MEKMSCILTCFLLSIVLSTNAEFTKKTYIIQMDHSAKPDIFSNHLEWYSSKVKSVLSRSVESDIDNNEEERIIYSYNTAFHGMAAKLSQEEVKKLESEAGVVAIFPETKYELHTTRSPYFLGLEPIQSSNNSFSEKLVNHDVIVGVLDTGVWPESESFNDAGMKPVPSHWKGACETGRGFRNHHCNKKIVGARIFYHGYEAATGKIDEQADYKSPRDQDGHGTHTAATVAGSPVRGANLLGYAYGTARGMAPGARIAAYKVCWTGGCFSSDILSAVDTAVADGVNVLSISLGGGVSSYNHDSLAVAAFGAMEKGVFVSCSAGNSGPDPVSLTNVSPWITTVGASTMDRDFPADVSLGNGRKIIGTSLYKGKSMLSTRKQYPLVYMGGNSSSPDPRSLCLEGTLDRRVVTGKIVICDRGISPRVQKGQVVKNAGGVGMILTNTAANGEELVADCHLLPAVAVGEKEGKEIKQYVLTNKKASATLAFLNTRLGIKPSPIVAAFSSRGPNFLTLEILKPDIVAPGVNILAAWSGVTGPSSLSTDHRRVKFNILSGTSMSCPHVSGIAALIKAKHPDWSPAAIKSAIMTTAYVHDNTIKPLRDASSAEISTPYDHGAGHINPRKALDPGLVYDIAPQDYFEFLCTQKLSPSELGVFAKNSNRICKHTLASVGDLNYPAISVVFPEKITGSVSTVHRTVTNVGPAVSKYHVIVTPFKGTVVKVEPNTLNFTRKYQKLSYKISFKVTTRQSEPEFGGLVWKDGVHKVRSPIVITYLPPM from the exons ATGGAAAAAATGAGTTGCATTCTAACATGTTTTCTCTTGAGTATAGTCTTATCAACAAATGCTGAATTTACCAAAAAGACTTACATCATTCAAATGGATCACTCAGCAAAACCAGACATATTTTCCAATCACTTAGAATGGTATTCATCAAAAGTAAAATCAGTACTGTCTAGATCAGTAGAATCTGATATAGACAACAATGAAGAAGAAAGAATCATTTACAGTTACAACACTGCTTTTCATGGAATGGCTGCTAAGTTAAGCCAAGAAGAAGTAAAAAAGCTGGAATCTGAAGCTGGTGTTGTAGCTATATTCCCTGAAACAAAGTATGAACTACACACAACAAGAAGTCCATATTTTCTTGGTCTTGAACCAATTCAAAGCAGCAACAACAGTTTTTCAGAAAAGCTGGTTAACCATGATGTTATAGTTGGTGTGTTAGATACTGGTGTTTGGCCTGAGAGTgagagtttcaatgatgcaggAATGAAACCAGTACCTTCTCACTGGAAAGGTGCATGTGAAACTGGTAGAGGATTCAGAAATCATCACTGCAATAAGAAGATTGTAGGTGCTAGAATATTCTACCATGGATATGAAGCAGCAACTGGTAAGATTGATGAGCAAGCAGATTATAAATCACCTAGAGATCAAGATGGTCATGGAACTCACACTGCAGCTACTGTTGCCGGATCTCCGGTTCGTGGTGCTAATCTTCTTGGTTATGCTTATGGAACTGCAAGAGGAATGGCACCAG GTGCAAGAATTGCAGCTTACAAAGTGTGTTGGACTGGTGGATGTTTCAGCTCAGATATTCTATCAGCTGTTGATACAGCTGTAGCTGATGGAGTAAATGTTCTATCCATCTCTTTAGGTGGTGGAGTCTCATCTTACAACCATGATAGTTTAGCTGTAGCTGCATTTGGAGCCATGGAAAAGGGTGTTTTTGTTTCATGCTCAGCTGGAAATTCAGGACCTGACCCTGTCAGCCTAACAAATGTGTCACCATGGATCACCACAGTTGGAGCTAGTACAATGGACAGAGATTTTCCTGCAGATGTTAGCCTTGGCAATGGAAGAAAAATAATAGGAACATCACTCTATAAAGGAAAAAGCATGCTCTCAACTAGAAAACAATACCCTTTGGTATACATGGGAGGTAACTCAAGTAGTCCTGATCCAAGATCTTTGTGCTTGGAAGGTACTTTAGATCGTAGAGTCGTCACCGGAAAGATTGTGATTTGTGATAGAGGAATTAGTCCTAGAGTGCAAAAGGGTCAGGTAGTGAAAAATGCAGGAGGAGTAGGAATGATTCTCACAAACACTGCAGCAAATGGTGAAGAACTTGTAGCAGATTGTCACCTACTTCCAGCAGTAGCAGTAGGAGAAAAAGAAGGCAAAGAAATCAAACAATATGtgttaacaaataaaaaagcatCTGCAACATTAGCTTTTCTAAACACAAGATTAGGAATTAAACCATCACCTATAGTAGCTGCTTTTTCATCAAGAGGGCCTAATTTTCTAACACTTGAAATTCTTAAACCTGATATAGTAGCACCTGGTGTGAACATTCTTGCTGCTTGGAGTGGAGTTACTGGTCCATCAAGTTTATCAACAGATCATAGAAGAGTGAAATTTAATATACTTTCCGGAACTTCGATGTCATGCCCTCATGTAAGTGGAATCGCCGCTTTGATCAAAGCTAAACACCCTGATTGGAGTCCGGCCGCTATAAAATCAGCAATCATGACAACAGCTTATGTTCATGATAATACTATTAAGCCTCTTAGAGATGCATCTTCTGCTGAAATTTCAACTCCTTATGATCATGGTGCTGGTCACATTAATCCTAGAAAAGCTCTTGATCCTGGTTTAGTATATGATATTGCACCTCAAGATTATTTTGAGTTTCTTTGCACACAGAAACTAAGTCCTTCAGAGTTAGGAGTGTTTGCCAAAAATTCAAACAGAATTTGCAAACACACTCTTGCTAGTGTTGGTGATTTGAACTATCCAGCTATATCAGTAGTGTTTCCAGAGAAAATAACCGGTTCGGTTTCGACAGTTCACAGAACTGTTACCAATGTTGGACCTGCTGTTTCAAAATATCATGTCATTGTTACACCATTCAAAGGTACTGTTGTTAAAGTTGAGCCAAATACATTGAATTTTACAAGAAAATATCAGAAATTATCTTACAAGATTAGTTTCAAAGTTACAACAAGGCAAAGTGAACCAGAATTTGGAGGTTTG